The nucleotide window GTCTGCCGGGAGCCCGAACAGGAACTGTGTGTCCCCCTTCGGCACCCGGCGGTCGCGGACACCCGAGGCTGTCGGCCCGCGGACCACGAGGGTCCGCTCCGTCTCGGCCGCGACACGGCCCTCGATCCCGACGAGGTCGGGGTTGGGGGCGTCGACCACCCGTACCGGGAGGCCGACGAGTTCGTGTCGTGTCAGTGTCTCGGGTGTCGGCATTGTGTTACTCTACGTCGCCTTCCTCGCGCTGGATCGTCTTGATCCGCGCGATCGTTCGCTTCAGCTCACCGTACCGACCGGGGTTCTCCGGCGCACCACCGGCCGCCTGAACCGCCTTCGCGTTGAGGAGCTCCGTCTCCAGATCCTCGAGCTCCTGCTGGCGTTCCGCCGCCGTCATGTCGCGGATCTCCTCGGTGTGGAGGATCGCCATCGTCACTCACCCCCCTCGTCTTCGTCGCCTTCGGACGCCTCTTCCATCTCGCCGACGAGGTCGGCCGCCTCGCTCTCGACTTCCTCGTCGAGGTCGTCCAGTTCCTCGTCGATCTCCTCTTCGTCGCCGCCGGGGACGTCGACGGCCTCCTCTTCGCCGGGGAGCTCCGTCTCCTCGACGACCTCCTCGACGACCTCCTCGGAGACGGCGTCGTCCGGCTCCTCGTCGGTGTCGACGTCCGCCGGTTCGGCCTCGGGCACCTCGTCGGGCTCCTCCAGGAGCGACTCGACGCCCTCGTCTTCGACCTGTTGTTCGACCTCGGGGGCCTCGGCGTCCTCGCTGACCTCGAAGTCGTCCGGCAGCTTCGCCTCCGGCGGGATGATCTTCACCGTCACGCCGATGGTGCCGAGCTGCATCACGGCGACGCCCTGGCCGTCGTCGACCACGTCGTTCGCCGGCTCGCCGTTGTGCTTGATGTAGCCGCGGTTGAACTTCTCGACGCGCGAACGAGCGCCCGTCACCTTCCCGGAGAGGACGATCTCGGCGCCCAGCGCGCCCGCGTCCATGATCCGGTCGATCGTCGTGTGGCCGGCCCGCCGGAAGTACCAGCCCCGTTCGAGGGCGTTGGCGAGCTTGTCGGCGACGACCCGGGCGTTGAGGTCCGGCTCGTCGACCTCCTGCACGTCGATCTGCGGATCGTCCATGTCGAACCGATCTTCCAGCTCCGTGGTGATCTTCCGGATGTTCTTCCCACCCTTGCCGATCACCATCCCGGGCTTCTCCGCCTTCAGGACGATCTGTGTCCCCATCGGCGTCTTGGCGACGTCCATGCCGCCGTAGCCCGCTCGACCGAGCTCTTCTTCGAAGAACTCGTCGATCTGCGTGCGCTGGAGCCCGTCCTCGATGAACGCCTGTTCGTCCGCCATCAGTTCTCGACCTCCTCGATGATCATCTCTACGTCCACCTCGGGTGTGTTGTGCGGACTCGCCCGCCCCATCGCACGGGGCTGCTGGCTCGTCTGTTCACCCACCTTGTGGGGTGCGGTGTGTTTGATCTCCATCGCGTCGGCGTCGAACCCCTGACGGTCGGCGTTGTTGGAGACGTTCTCCAACAGCTTCAGGAAGTCCTCGGCGGCCTTCTCCGGGTACCGACCCGCGTCCCAGCCGTCGATGTCCCCCCGGTGGCCGACACCGGAGTTGTGCTGCCGGAACGGCACCGACTGTTCTTCCGCGATCACGGCCTCCAGGTACGCCTTCGCGTCGGCGACCGTCTCGCCGCGGAGCTCGCGGGCGATGGCCTTGCTGTGCTTCAGACTGATGTTGCGGTCTCGGAGCATCCCCTTCGCGGTGGTGTCCGGGTCCGCCTCGACGCTGTAGCTGATTCCCATGGTGTCACTTCAGGGGCACGAACTTCGAGGACCGGGTCGCGCCGATGCCGGCCTGTCCGTGTTCGACGGACGTGCGGGTCAACTGGAACTCCCCGAGGTAGTGGCCGATCATCTCCGGCTCCACCTCGACGCGCTCGAACGACTGACCGGTGTACACCGCGAACGTCAGTCCGACGAACTCCGGGACGATCGGCATGTCCCGGAGGTGCGTCCGGATCGGGTCGTTCGCGGTCTCCTCCTCGCCGGCCTCGCGGGCCTGTTCGAGCAGCTTCTGTTGTTCCGTGTCCAGCCCCCGCTGGATGCTTCGCCGCGCGCGTGCGGGCAGCAGTTCCGTCACCTCGTCGAGATCCATCTCGTCGAGCTCGTCGAGCGTGTGGCCGCGGTAGGTGAACTCACCCTCGCGGCCGGTTCTGTACTCTGTCGACATGTGTTACGAGTCCCTCCCGGTTCCGGTTCGTTTCGAGGCGATGTCGCCCACCTTCCGTCCCGGCGGAGCGTCCCGCGAGATGGACTTGGGCTTGCCGGGGTGCTGGCGCCCCCCGCCGCCGAACGGGTGGTCGATGGCGTTCATCGCCACGCCGCGGACACGCGGGTACTTCGTCCCACGTGCCTTCATCTTGTGGTGTTTGTTGCCGGCCTTCACGAACGGCTTCTCCGTCCGGCCGCCGGCGGCGACCACGCCGATCGTGGCCTGGCAGTCCGGGTTCAGCCGCTTGACCTCGTCGCTGGGCAGCTGGACGACCGTCACGTTGCGGTCGTGGGTCAGCAGTGTCGCCGACACGCCCGACGCACGGGCGAACTTCCCGCCGTCGCCCGGCTTCGACTCCACGTTGCAGACGGGGACCCCCTCCGGGATCTCCGCCAACGGCAGCGTGTTGCCCGGCTCGATCTCCGCCGAGACGCCGATCTGGATCTCCTGGCCGGTCGTGATCCCCTCCGGGGCGAGCACGAGGCGGCGGTCGCCGTCCTCGAACTCCACGTCCGCCAGCGGTGCTGACCGCGCCGGGTCGTGTTCGATCCCGACGACCTCACCGGTCACCGTGTCGTCGTCCTCGACGGTCTTGTGCTGTTTGTCCGACTTGTAGCGGTGCGACGGGGCTCGGAACGTCGAGCCGCCGCGACCACGTCGTTGTCCTTGGATTCGTGCGCCCATGTCAGAACACCCCGATTCTGGAGGCGACGTCCTGTGCGTCGTCCTCCTCCGAGAGCCGCAGGGTCGCCTTCTTTCGACCCTGTGGCGTCACCTGCGTGTTTACGCTCGTCACCGCCACCTCGAACCGCGACTCCACTTCCTCGCGGATCTCCGGCTTCGTCGCGTCCGAGTCGACGACGAACTGGAGCTTGTTGGCGAAGTCCATCTCGTCCATCGCCTTCTCCGTCACGAGCGGGTGGTGAACGACACTCATCGGTCACTCACCTCCGCCAGCGCGGACTCCGTGAACAACGTCAGCCGACCGGGGTGGGTGCCGGGAGCGAGATCCTCGGCGTTCACCTCGGCGGCGGTCGTCACGTCCACGCCCGCCAGGTTGCGAGCCGCACGCGACGGCTCCTCGCTCGTCACGAACAGGACCGAGACGGGTTCTCTGTACTTCCGGCCACGGGTCGACCCCTGACCGGCCTTGATCTTGCGGCCGTCGTCGGCCCGCTCGACGTCCGCGTACACGCCGAGCGACTCCAGGAGGTCGGCGACCTCCCGGGTCTTGACGAGGTCCTCGAACTCGTCGGTGACGACGAGCGGAACCTCCAGGTCGTCGTCGAACTCGTGGCCGCGGTCGGCGACGAGTTCGGCGTCGGTCGTCGCCGCCAGCGCCGACCGAACTGCGAGCTTCCGTTCTTTGTCGTTGATCTGTTTGCCCTGGTCCTTGTCGGCCTTCGGCGGGTGGGCCTTCCGCCCGGAGACGGTCTGGGGCACGCGCCGCCCCTGCCCGTTCTCCCGGGGGACGTGGGCCATCCCGCGGCCCGAACCCTGGGACTCCGCCGGCGTCCGCATGCCGGCGAACTCGTCTACGCCGTAAGCCTGCTTCCGGTTCGCCTGCGCGGCGAGCACGGCCCGCCGGATCACGTCCGGGCGGAACGTCGTGTCGAACACGGCCGGGAGCTCCGTCTCCCCGCTCGCTTCGCCGTCCAGGTCGTACACTGTCGTCGTCATCCTTGGTTAGACTCCGTGGACACGTACCGCACCTCGGGGTCGAGACGCGGCTGGTCGTTCGGTCGGACCGCCGGACGGAAGCGGAGGAGCCGCTTCTCCGGACCGGGCAGCGAACCCTTCACGAGGGCGTACCGCCCGTCGACCTCGCCGTAGTTGACGAAGCCGCCGTCGACGGAGGCGTCGTCCCCCTCGCCGAAGTCCAGCAGTCGCTTGTTCAGTTCCGTCCGCTGGTGGTAGCCGGTCTGCCCCTGCTGGGGCACCGTCGACCGGACCCGGGAGGGGTTCCACGGACCGAGGTTGCCGATCCGGCGCCGCCACCCCTGGCGGGCGTGCTTCCCCTTCCGCTTCTGGACGCCCCAACGCTTGACGGGGCCCTGAGTTCCCTTCCCCTTCGTGATCCCGGCGGTGTCGAGGTACTCCCCCGCCCGGAACACGTCACCGAAGGTGTGGCTGCCGCCACCCTCGACCAGGTCGAGGGCGTACTCCAGCCGATCCTCGATACTGCCGCCGCCGACGCGCGTCTCCATCACGTCCGGCTCCTTCTTCGGGACGTTCGACAGCGTCGCCGGCTGCGTGTGGGTGATGAACCGCAGGTCGTCGACCGTGCCGTCGTCGACGAGCTCCCGCAGCTCCGCGGCGTCCGGCTCGAAGGTGTCCTCGTTCGGGAGGTCGAGTGTGCGGTCCAGTTCGCTGTGGAACTCACTCGTCCACACCTCCGTCAGCGGTTTCTTTCCGTACGACGTTTCCTCGTAGGCTCTGACTGCGACCGCGCGCATCTCCGGGACCTCCACGACGGTGACCGGTACGGACTCCTCCATCCCCTGTCGGGCGGAGTCGTCCTCGTCGTTCACCATCACGACGTGGGTCATCCCTGCCTTGTAGCCCGCGAAGCCCTGCACTCCGGCGGCCCCGTCGTCGTCGGGCCACGAGCGGAGGCGCGGGACTTCGCTGGCCGAGCGCGTGCGCGGGCCGAAGCCCGTCGAGCCCTTGCGTGGTCTGCTTGGTTGTGGCATGTTGTTGTGTTCGCGGCGTTCGATCACGGGGGCAGCGAGAGGGCGCTCAGCGAGGCGAACATCGCCTCCTCCGTGCGCACCACCTCGCTGCCCTGGTTCGGAACCGTGTTCAGCCAGCGGTCGAACCGCGTGTCTGCGGGGTCGACCGCCGCGTCCTCGGGGTACCCGAGGATCGACGGCAGCCCCCTGGCCGGGGCGCCGAACGCGACGGCGACGCGGTCCGCGTCGCGCAGCCGGGCCGTGACCACCTCTAACTCCGTCACGGAGAGGGTGTCCCCGTGACGGGAGGCGGCGACCGACACGTCGGCGTCGGCGAGGGCGTCCGCGAGGTCCGCACGCTCGACGGCCGGCGACGGTGTGTCGCCGTCCGCCAGCTTCGCGCGGACCGGCTCTCTCGAAGAGACCCTGACGGTGACGCGCTCTCCCTCCGAAGGCACCTCGTCTGGAGGCGCCCGCAGGGAGATCGGGTGTTGCGTTCCGCAATTGACCCGGACGCGGCCTTCAGGTCCGACCTCGGTCACGATTCCGTCTCGTAGCTCCGACCCGTCCGGGCCGGAGGTGTCTGGCAGCAGGGGCGGGAGCACGCCGACGTGTTGGAGCTCCTCGCGGCGGTCCCACGCCTCGCGTCTGAGGTAGGGTGCGGTCGCCGCGTACGCCAACACCGTGTAGACGAACTCCTCGCCCCTGTCTGTCTCGCCTTCCCCGTCGGGGAAGACGGCCAACCGGTCCGCCCGGAAGACCGTCGCCGCGCGGGCGACGTAGCCGAGCTTTCGCGTGGCCTCGCGGCCGTCCTCGGCCTCCCGGACGAGCGACGACGGCACGAGCACGTCGAGTCCCGTCCCGTTCATTGTCGCTTCACCGGACTGTGTCCGTACTGTTCCCTCGCAGCTTAAAAGGACTCCGGATCGGTCTGCGCCCGAGACGGCTTGTCACACCCGTTGTCGGTGGCGTCCGGCGGTGGAGCGAACACCGCCCGTCGGTTCGTTGTCGACTGTGGCCGCCGCCGGTGGTCGTCACCCGCCCGGCGCGCCCACGGCGGCGCGAGACGAGAGCCCAGCAGTTCTCCAGCCGTGCTGTGGCCGACCCGGAGATCTCTACTGTCGCCCTCGTAGACAGTCGCTGACAGTCGCCACGCTCTCGTTTCTCCGTAAATGAGTAGTTTTATCTGTAGAGTGAGTAATCTGCAACTGCAATGTTCGATACCACATCCCTCGAGAGAGGAATCGTCGCCTTCTGGACGCTGTGGACTGGCATCGTGTTCTCCACCAACTTCTTCGACGGGCTGAAAGCCCTCGGCGTGCTCGGGGACGGCTGGTCGTACGCCTCGGGGAACTGGGGGTACATGCTCGACGTCACGTCCGTCCACGGGACGCCGACCGTGGTCGTCGGGGTGTTGTTCGTCGGCGTACTCGTCTGGGAACTCCTCTCGACCGTGTTGTTCGCCCGGGCGTACACTGCCGTCGAAGAGCTCGGTGACGAACAGACCGGACCGAACCCGGTGACCGTGGCGTTCTTCGTCTCACTGGCGTTGTGGGCGGCGTTCATGCTCGCCTCCGAGATCTTCGTCGCGTACGGCGCCGAGGCGACCCACCGCCGGATCTTCACCTCACAGCTGCTGTCGTTGGTCGCACTCTTCTGGCTCCCCGACTGAGGCGACACGACGGTGTCGGGCCCACGGTGACTCGACCGAGAACACCCCCCGAGGCCGGCGAACGGGGACAGGAACTGATATTTAAAGTCGGGAGCCGTCAGACAGGCTACCGTGACAGACGCCGCAGATCTCGTGATCTCGGACGGGGTGGTCCACACGCTCGACGAGCCAGACGAGGTGTACGAGGCGGTCGCCGTCCGCGACGGCACAGTCGTCCGTCTGGGGTCGACACACGACGTGGAGTTCCTCGCCGGCCCGGAGACGGAGCGGATCGACCTGGAGGGGCGCGTGCTCCTCCCGGGGTTCGTCGACGCACACACCCACCTGACCAACGCCGGGCGTAGCCTGGTCCACGCCGACCTCTCTCCGGCCGGGTCCGCCGACGAGGCGGTCGACCTGCTGGCCCGGCGAGCCGCGGAGACGGCCGACGGAGCCAGCGCGGCCGACGCCGGCGACCCCGCCGAGTACGTCCTCGGGTTCGGCTACGACGAGAGCACCTGGCCCGAGGGGGAGTACCTCACCGCCGCACAGTTGGACTCCGTCGGCGACGACCGCCCGGTCGTCGCCTTCCGCGAGGACATGCACGTCGCCTCCGTCGACAGTGTCGCGCTGGAGCGCCACCGCGACGACATGCCGGACGACGATGTCCAGACCACCGACGGTGAGCCGACGGGTGTCGTCGTCGAGGAGGCGGTCGACCCACTGTACGAGGCCGTCGAGCCGGACCCCGGCGACACCCGCGAACTGATCGAGGCCGCACAGGCGGCCGCTGCCAGTCGAGGCGTCACCGGTGTCCACGACATGGTTCGGCGTTCACACGCGCCCGGAGTGTACCGCGAGATGGCCGCCACGGACGACCTCGACGTGCGGGTCCGGCTCAACTACTGGACGGACCACCTCGACGCCCTGATCGAGACCGGCGCGCGGACGAACCACGGGAGCGAGATGGTCCAGACCGGCGCGGTCAAGACGTACACGGACGGCTCCTTCGGCGGCCGGACGGCGAAGCTGTCGGAGCCGTACGCCGACGGCGACGGGACCGGACAGTGGGTCGTCGACCCGGCGGAGCTGCGCGAACACGTCCGGCGCGCGACGGCTCACGGCTTCCAGTTCACCGCCCACGCCATCGGTGACGAGGCCGTCCGGGCGGTCGTGGAGGCGTACGAGACACACGGCGACCCGGACGCCCGCCACCGGATCGAACACGTCGAACTGGTCGACGACGACCTGCTCGACCGGATGGCCGACGCCGGGATCGTCGCGTCCGTCCAACCGAACTTCCTGAAGTGGGCCGGCGAGGACGGACTGTACGACGCCCGGCTGGGCGACCGACGCACCCGGACGAACCGCCTGGCCGACTACCGTGACCACGACGTTCGGCTCGCCTTCGGCAGCGACTGTATGCCGCTCGACCCCCTGCTCGGCGTCCACCACGCCGTGAACGCCCCCGCCGAGCGCCAACGACTCGGCGTCACCGACGCGCTGCGGGCGTACACCGGCGGCGCGGCGTACGCCGGCTTCGACGAGGACCGTCTCGGGACGCTCGCGCCCGGCAAGCGCGCCGACTTCGTCGTCCTCGCCGACTCTCCGTGGGAGAACCCGGACGCGATCCGGGAGATCGACGTGGCCGCGACGCTCGTCGACGGCCGACTCACTCACGACGACCTGTAGCCGACTCCCGACGACTCCGGAGCCCTCCGGAGTCGGACCACGAATCTTCTCCACACGAGCTGTTCGATGGAAAACTGCCGCGCTAGCCGACTGAAGGTCACTATCTGTCTACAACTGCGGGTCGTCAGAGTACTGTTCTCTGAGAAACGGGTATCGAAGAGAAATCTTCTTCAATGCTCCGGATCGAACAGTCAGTGAACACAATGCCTCGGATGGAGACGGCAGACATCGAGACGGACCTGAGTCTGTTCAAGTACGACAACTTAGAGCAGTTGCCGGCCCACTACCGGGAGCTGTCGGAGCCCGAACGGACCGAACGAATCGAGTCGGCGCTGTCGACGCTGGGTGACGACGTGGTGATCCTGGGTCACAACTACCAGCGCCGAGAGATCGTCGAGCACGCGGACTTCGTCGGCGACTCCTACCAGCTGTCGAAGCAGGCCGCCGAGTCGGACGCGGAGTACGTCGTCTTCGGCGGGGTGACGTTCATGGCGGAGTCGGCGGACATCATCACGGACGACGACCAGACCGTCCTGCTGCCGTCGATGGAGGCGTCGTGTCCGATGGCGGGGATGGCGGAGGCGCTACAGGTCGACGCGGCGTGGGCGGAGATCACCGAGGCGGCGGGCGACAGGGAGATCACACCCGTCACCTACATGAACAGCTACGCGGACCTGAAGGCGTTCTGTGCCGAGCAAGGGGGGCTCGTCTGTACCTCCTCGAACGCGGCCGACGCCTTCGAGTGGGCGTTCGAACGGGGTGACGCCGTCCTGTTCCTCCCGGACAAACACCTCGGGACGAACACCGCCTACGAACTCGGGATGGAGGACAGCGTTGTGGAGTGGGACCCGTGGGACCCCGAGGGCAAGGACGTAGAGGAGGTCGCCGACGCGGAGATCGTCCTCTGGGACGGCTACTGTCAGGTTCACGAACGGTTCCGCGAGAGCCACGTCACGGAGCTGCGCGAGCGACGGCCGGACGCCAACGTCGTCGTCCACCCGGAGTGTCGCCGCGAAGTCGTGGAGGCGGCGGACGTGGTCGGGTCGACGGCCACGATCACGGAGGTCGTCGAGACGGCCGACCCCGGCGACACCTGGGCCATCGGGACCGAGATCCACCTCGCCAACCACCTCGACCGGTGGAACCCGGAGGTGGAGGTGTTGCCGTTGTGTGGCGACGCCTGTATGGACTGTAACGCCATGCGCCAGATCGACCCGAACTACCTCTCGTGGATCCTCGACGGGCTCGTCGAGGGGGAAGAACGGAACGTCGTCTCCGTCCCGCCCCGCGAGAAGGAACTGGCGGGTGTCGCAACCGAACGGATGCTGGAGCTGTGACCATGTCGGACACGACCACCCCCGCGTTGGCCACTCGGACGGACGGCGGCGACCCCGAGCAGTTCGAGGCGGACGTGCTCGTCGTCGGCAGCGGGATCGCCGGCTGTGCGGCGGCGCTCGCGGCCGCCCGCGAGGGCGCAGACGTGCTCGTCGCCACGAAGGCGACCCGGCCGGAGGACGCCGCCACCGACTGGGCTCAGGGCGGCATCGCCGTCACCCAGTCCGACCCGGCGTCGTTCGCGGCCGACGTGCACGCGGCCGGCGCCGGCGAGTCCGACGACGAGGCCGTCGACGTGCTCGTCTCCGAGGCTCGCGCGGCCGTCGACGACGTGTTGCTGGACACGCTGGGCGTCGCGTTCGACCGCGACGGTGACGACCTCGACCTCGGCCGGGAGGCGGCCCACTCACAGCGGCGCATCCTCCACGTCGACGCCGCCACCGGCCGTCACCTCCTCCGGCCGTTCCTCGCGCACCTCGACGACCACGACGACGTCCGCATCCGAGCGGACACGGCCGCCTACGACCTGCTCACTCACGAGGGGCGCGTCCACGGCGCACTGTTGGAGACGGACGACCCCGACCGAGCGGCCGTCCCGGCGTACGCCGGCGCGACCGTGTTGGCGACCGGCGGGGTCGGCGCGCTGTACCGCGACTCCACCAACCCGGACGGCGCGACCGGCGACGGCGTCGCCATGGCCGCGCTCGCCGGCGCGGACGTGTCCGACACACAGTACGTCCAGTTCCACCCGACCGTCCTCGACACAGACGCGGTCGAGA belongs to Halobaculum sp. MBLA0143 and includes:
- the rpmC gene encoding 50S ribosomal protein L29; translation: MAILHTEEIRDMTAAERQQELEDLETELLNAKAVQAAGGAPENPGRYGELKRTIARIKTIQREEGDVE
- a CDS encoding 30S ribosomal protein S3; its protein translation is MADEQAFIEDGLQRTQIDEFFEEELGRAGYGGMDVAKTPMGTQIVLKAEKPGMVIGKGGKNIRKITTELEDRFDMDDPQIDVQEVDEPDLNARVVADKLANALERGWYFRRAGHTTIDRIMDAGALGAEIVLSGKVTGARSRVEKFNRGYIKHNGEPANDVVDDGQGVAVMQLGTIGVTVKIIPPEAKLPDDFEVSEDAEAPEVEQQVEDEGVESLLEEPDEVPEAEPADVDTDEEPDDAVSEEVVEEVVEETELPGEEEAVDVPGGDEEEIDEELDDLDEEVESEAADLVGEMEEASEGDEDEGGE
- a CDS encoding 50S ribosomal protein L22; translation: MGISYSVEADPDTTAKGMLRDRNISLKHSKAIARELRGETVADAKAYLEAVIAEEQSVPFRQHNSGVGHRGDIDGWDAGRYPEKAAEDFLKLLENVSNNADRQGFDADAMEIKHTAPHKVGEQTSQQPRAMGRASPHNTPEVDVEMIIEEVEN
- a CDS encoding 30S ribosomal protein S19 produces the protein MSTEYRTGREGEFTYRGHTLDELDEMDLDEVTELLPARARRSIQRGLDTEQQKLLEQAREAGEEETANDPIRTHLRDMPIVPEFVGLTFAVYTGQSFERVEVEPEMIGHYLGEFQLTRTSVEHGQAGIGATRSSKFVPLK
- a CDS encoding 50S ribosomal protein L2; the encoded protein is MGARIQGQRRGRGGSTFRAPSHRYKSDKQHKTVEDDDTVTGEVVGIEHDPARSAPLADVEFEDGDRRLVLAPEGITTGQEIQIGVSAEIEPGNTLPLAEIPEGVPVCNVESKPGDGGKFARASGVSATLLTHDRNVTVVQLPSDEVKRLNPDCQATIGVVAAGGRTEKPFVKAGNKHHKMKARGTKYPRVRGVAMNAIDHPFGGGGRQHPGKPKSISRDAPPGRKVGDIASKRTGTGRDS
- a CDS encoding 50S ribosomal protein L23, with the translated sequence MSVVHHPLVTEKAMDEMDFANKLQFVVDSDATKPEIREEVESRFEVAVTSVNTQVTPQGRKKATLRLSEEDDAQDVASRIGVF
- the rpl4p gene encoding 50S ribosomal protein L4, whose amino-acid sequence is MTTTVYDLDGEASGETELPAVFDTTFRPDVIRRAVLAAQANRKQAYGVDEFAGMRTPAESQGSGRGMAHVPRENGQGRRVPQTVSGRKAHPPKADKDQGKQINDKERKLAVRSALAATTDAELVADRGHEFDDDLEVPLVVTDEFEDLVKTREVADLLESLGVYADVERADDGRKIKAGQGSTRGRKYREPVSVLFVTSEEPSRAARNLAGVDVTTAAEVNAEDLAPGTHPGRLTLFTESALAEVSDR
- a CDS encoding 50S ribosomal protein L3 codes for the protein MPQPSRPRKGSTGFGPRTRSASEVPRLRSWPDDDGAAGVQGFAGYKAGMTHVVMVNDEDDSARQGMEESVPVTVVEVPEMRAVAVRAYEETSYGKKPLTEVWTSEFHSELDRTLDLPNEDTFEPDAAELRELVDDGTVDDLRFITHTQPATLSNVPKKEPDVMETRVGGGSIEDRLEYALDLVEGGGSHTFGDVFRAGEYLDTAGITKGKGTQGPVKRWGVQKRKGKHARQGWRRRIGNLGPWNPSRVRSTVPQQGQTGYHQRTELNKRLLDFGEGDDASVDGGFVNYGEVDGRYALVKGSLPGPEKRLLRFRPAVRPNDQPRLDPEVRYVSTESNQG
- a CDS encoding putative RNA uridine N3 methyltransferase; its protein translation is MNGTGLDVLVPSSLVREAEDGREATRKLGYVARAATVFRADRLAVFPDGEGETDRGEEFVYTVLAYAATAPYLRREAWDRREELQHVGVLPPLLPDTSGPDGSELRDGIVTEVGPEGRVRVNCGTQHPISLRAPPDEVPSEGERVTVRVSSREPVRAKLADGDTPSPAVERADLADALADADVSVAASRHGDTLSVTELEVVTARLRDADRVAVAFGAPARGLPSILGYPEDAAVDPADTRFDRWLNTVPNQGSEVVRTEEAMFASLSALSLPP
- a CDS encoding amidohydrolase, giving the protein MTDAADLVISDGVVHTLDEPDEVYEAVAVRDGTVVRLGSTHDVEFLAGPETERIDLEGRVLLPGFVDAHTHLTNAGRSLVHADLSPAGSADEAVDLLARRAAETADGASAADAGDPAEYVLGFGYDESTWPEGEYLTAAQLDSVGDDRPVVAFREDMHVASVDSVALERHRDDMPDDDVQTTDGEPTGVVVEEAVDPLYEAVEPDPGDTRELIEAAQAAAASRGVTGVHDMVRRSHAPGVYREMAATDDLDVRVRLNYWTDHLDALIETGARTNHGSEMVQTGAVKTYTDGSFGGRTAKLSEPYADGDGTGQWVVDPAELREHVRRATAHGFQFTAHAIGDEAVRAVVEAYETHGDPDARHRIEHVELVDDDLLDRMADAGIVASVQPNFLKWAGEDGLYDARLGDRRTRTNRLADYRDHDVRLAFGSDCMPLDPLLGVHHAVNAPAERQRLGVTDALRAYTGGAAYAGFDEDRLGTLAPGKRADFVVLADSPWENPDAIREIDVAATLVDGRLTHDDL
- the nadA gene encoding quinolinate synthase NadA, whose translation is MPRMETADIETDLSLFKYDNLEQLPAHYRELSEPERTERIESALSTLGDDVVILGHNYQRREIVEHADFVGDSYQLSKQAAESDAEYVVFGGVTFMAESADIITDDDQTVLLPSMEASCPMAGMAEALQVDAAWAEITEAAGDREITPVTYMNSYADLKAFCAEQGGLVCTSSNAADAFEWAFERGDAVLFLPDKHLGTNTAYELGMEDSVVEWDPWDPEGKDVEEVADAEIVLWDGYCQVHERFRESHVTELRERRPDANVVVHPECRREVVEAADVVGSTATITEVVETADPGDTWAIGTEIHLANHLDRWNPEVEVLPLCGDACMDCNAMRQIDPNYLSWILDGLVEGEERNVVSVPPREKELAGVATERMLEL